A portion of the Punica granatum isolate Tunisia-2019 chromosome 7, ASM765513v2, whole genome shotgun sequence genome contains these proteins:
- the LOC116212645 gene encoding autophagy-related protein 8C-like isoform X1, whose amino-acid sequence MAKSSFKLEHPLERRQAEAARIREKYPDRIPVIVEKAERSDIPDIDKKKYLVPADLTVGQFVYVVRKRIKLSAEKAIFIFVKNILPPTAAMMSTIYEESKDEDGFLYMTYSGENTFGLPLADSN is encoded by the exons AGAGGAGGCAGGCGGAAGCTGCCCGTATCAGGGAGAAGTACCCGGATAGAATACCG GTTATCGTGGAGAAAGCTGAAAGGAGTGACATCCCTGACATAGATAAGAAGAA GTATCTGGTTCCTGCTGATCTGACTGTAGGGCAGTTTGTTTATGTGGTCCGGAAGAGGATCAAGCTCAGTGCTGAGAAGGCCATATTCATCTTTGTCAAGAACATCTTGCCCCCAACTG CTGCCATGATGTCCACAATCTACGAGGAAAGCAAAGATGAAGATGGGTTTCTCTACATGACTTACAGTGGTGAAAACACATTTGGATTGCCCTTAGCGGACTCGAACTGA
- the LOC116212645 gene encoding autophagy-related protein 8C-like isoform X2, with protein MAKRSVKLEHPLERRQAEAARIREKYPDRIPVIVEKAERSDIPDIDKKKYLVPADLTVGQFVYVVRKRIKLSAEKAIFIFVKNILPPTAAMMSTIYEESKDEDGFLYMTYSGENTFGLPLADSN; from the exons AGAGGAGGCAGGCGGAAGCTGCCCGTATCAGGGAGAAGTACCCGGATAGAATACCG GTTATCGTGGAGAAAGCTGAAAGGAGTGACATCCCTGACATAGATAAGAAGAA GTATCTGGTTCCTGCTGATCTGACTGTAGGGCAGTTTGTTTATGTGGTCCGGAAGAGGATCAAGCTCAGTGCTGAGAAGGCCATATTCATCTTTGTCAAGAACATCTTGCCCCCAACTG CTGCCATGATGTCCACAATCTACGAGGAAAGCAAAGATGAAGATGGGTTTCTCTACATGACTTACAGTGGTGAAAACACATTTGGATTGCCCTTAGCGGACTCGAACTGA